The Salvia miltiorrhiza cultivar Shanhuang (shh) chromosome 1, IMPLAD_Smil_shh, whole genome shotgun sequence genome has a window encoding:
- the LOC131014508 gene encoding mitogen-activated protein kinase kinase kinase 1-like, with protein sequence MKMHRFPKLFSHRSEPRKSGADSSSSRRPAKPKRLERSNALRNVNYEFSLSSSASFSSHSPEESQRASSLDLYSGKTTSFRVDGTEGEFQVICEAFGFSGIDDFAISPEEYEAMKVGSSTPGMVSKTLEPLYQETEVDCDDVVKFSYGNGYIGAIDVIDRKIEGLSVGNLDNSYGLASKKLGETCDFGYSNRARGVSELSTRLEDGVSFNDKLSVRSKASRMTGIKGARPTIVVPDWDTSTRFLQERDPRIPKFQSRFFSNKEEIEVVGRDGTELEKDVKVGAMITEENRALSESCSFSSNEDDSSSSMTEPMSSISSSERYGRVIHDWQKGELLGRGTFGSVYEGIADGGFFFAVKEVSLLDQGEDGKQCVVQLEQEIALLSQFEHENIVRYYGTEKKGSHLCIFLELVTQGSLLRLYQKYDLRVPQVSGYTRQILHGLKYLHDKGVIHRDIKCANILVHTNGLVKLADFGLAKVAKLNDVKSCKGTAFWMAPEVVRSKGYGLAADIWSLGCTVLEMLTRRFPYFGLEYMSALYKIGQGERPDVPATLSSDARDFILQCLQVDPSLRPTAAQLLDHPFVKRPLSSSAHSFGWQF encoded by the exons ATGAAAATGCATCGATTTCCGAAGCTCTTCTCCCATAGGTCGGAGCCGCGCAAGAGCGGCGCAGATTCCAGCTCCAGCCGCCGGCCGGCGAAGCCGAAGAGGCTCGAACGGAGCAACGCACTCAGGAATGTCAACTACGAGTTCTCTCTGTCTAGTTCAGCTTCGTTTTCGTCGCACTCGCCGGAGGAGTCGCAGCGTGCGAGCTCCTTGGATTTGTACAGCGGGAAGACGACGAGCTTCCGTGTGGATGGGACCGAGGGCGAATTTCAGGTTATCTGCGAAGCCTTCGGTTTTTCCGGAATAGACGATTTCGCCATATCGCCGGAGGAATATGAGGCGATGAAGGTGGGGTCTTCTACCCCTGGTATGGTTAGTAAGACATTGGAGCCTTTGTATCAGGAAACTGAGGTTGATTGTGATGATGTTGTGAAATTTTCTTATGGTAATGGTTATATTGGGGCTATTGATGTGATTGATCGGAAAATAGAGGGTTTATCTGTTGGAAATTTAGATAATAGTTATGGTTTAGCTAGTAAGAAATTGGGGGAAACTTGTGATTTTGGTTATTCGAATAGGGCCAGGGGTGTTTCTGAGCTATCAACGAGATTAGAGGATGGTGTAAGTTTTAATGATAAATTAAGTGTGAGATCAAAAGCATCTCGTATGACTGGTATTAAGGGGGCACGGCCGACTATAGTGGTACCCGATTGGGATACATCAACAAGATTTCTGCAGGAGCGTGATCCGCGTATCCCAAAATTCCAAAGCAGATTCTTCTCGAATAAGGAAGAGATTGAGGTAGTTGGTCGGGATGGGACCGagctagagaaggatgtgaaggtAGGGGCAATGATAACAGAAGAGAACCGTGCATTATCAGAGTCGTGCTCTTTCTCTTCAAATGAGGACGATTCTTCAAGCTCCATGACTGAACCTATGTCTAGCATTTCATCTAGTGAGAGATACGGACGCGTTATTCATGACTGGCAGAAGGGTGAGCTTTTGGGTCGTGGGACATTTGGATCTGTGTATGAAGGAATTGCGGA TGGTGGATTCTTTTTTGCTGTAAAGGAAGTATCTTTGCTTGACCAAGGAGAGGACGGAAAGCAATGTGTCGTCCAACTTGAACAG GAAATTGCTCTTCTGAGTCAATTTGAACACGAGAACATCGTCCGGTATTACGGGACAGAGAAG AAGGGGTCGCATCTCTGTATTTTTCTTGAGCTGGTCACACAAGGCTCCCTTTTGAGACTTTACCAGAAGTATGACCTTCGAGTTCCACAAGTGTCTGGTTATACAAGGCAGATTCTACATGGTTTGAAGTATCTGCATGACAAAGGTGTCATCCATAG AGATATAAAATGTGCAAATATATTGGTGCACACAAATGGTTTGGTGAAGCTTGCTGATTTTGGTCTTGCTAAG GTTGCCAAGTTGAATGATGTGAAGTCTTGCAAGGGGACTGCATTTTGGATGGCTCCCGAG GTTGTTCGGAGCAAGGGCTATGGGCTTGCGGCAGATATATGGAGTCTCGGATGCACAGTCTTGGAGATGTTGACCAGACGTTTTCCTTATTTCGGTTTGGAATAT ATGTCAGCATTATACAAGATAGGACAGGGCGAGAGACCAGATGTCCCTGCAACTCTTTCAAGTGATGCACGGGATTTCATACTTCAGTGCCTACAAGTTGACCCAAGCTTGCGGCCAACAGCTGCCCAGCTCCTGGACCATCCCTTTGTGAAGCGGCCGCTTTCATCATCTGCTCACAGTTTTGGCTGGCAGTTTTGA
- the LOC131014551 gene encoding uncharacterized protein LOC131014551, whose product MHEAAQKMVEKIRQNENGVMMSVYVESKILRSNQKIDRINRISVSKSRCYDRRAHLLAYTKELKHAKELKRPLIKNLRPKSKKRRWAVVGEGFRRLFSQFRRVKRLWKYESIDGEGRWSNGRRRKIHFCKKLKCLLKKISGAWTCNSGATH is encoded by the exons ATGCACGAAGCAGCACAAAAAATGGTGGAAAAAATAAGGCAAAATGAGAATGGAGTGATGATGAGCGTTTATGTGGAATCAAAAATTCTTCGATCCAATCAGAAAATTGATCGGATCAACAGAATCAGCGTTTCTAAATCACGATGCTATGATCGGCGTGCCCACCTCCTTGCATATACAAAGGAGCTCAAGCATGCAAAAGAGTTAAAGAGgccattaattaaaaatttgaggCCAAAATCAAAg AAGCGGAGATGGGCTGTGGTCGGGGAAGGCTTTAGACGATTGTTTTCGCAATTCCGTAGGGTGAAGAGGTTGTGGAAGTATGAATCAATAGACGGTGAAGGGAGATGGAGCaacggaagaagaagaaaaattcaTTTTTGT AAGAAATTGAAGTGCTTGTTGAAGAAGATATCTGGGGCTTGGACATGCAACAGTGGTGCCACTCATTGA
- the LOC131014527 gene encoding uncharacterized protein LOC131014527, with amino-acid sequence MAKSKKMRSEVGSRCHGATLHKLSSGRKKACGDAHQEKQRPSASEKKEWDNAVCSICLESPHNAVLLLCSSYEKGCRPYMCATSNRYSNCLEQYSKASTKVTSNLDTQSWEGSIASFNLFEESGCPNAKSELSELLCPLCRSEVKGWTVVEPARRYLNSKKRACTQEDCSFAGTYKEIKKHVKVEHPKACPRDIDPSLVEKWKKLEREQDLSDVFSTIRANMPGAVVLGDYVIEGNHGISGGVYDDEDGFFENTFFRFPTPDGRWSDSPFALEGDYDPLDEGYFRRLRVRLASRSTGRNISRIGRPHARFLFTRQARRSRERR; translated from the coding sequence ATGGCAAAATCCAAGAAGATGCGGTCGGAAGTTGGCTCCCGATGCCATGGTGCTACCCTGCATAAGTTATCATCTGGGCGTAAGAAGGCTTGCGGAGACGCACACCAAGAAAAGCAACGACCGAGTGCATCCGAAAAGAAAGAGTGGGACAACGCTGTATGTTCCATCTGCTTAGAGTCTCCTCACAATGCGGTCCTCCTGCTTTGTTCCTCGTATGAGAAGGGTTGCCGTCCCTACATGTGTGCTACGAGCAACCGATACTCCAACTGTCTCGAACAGTACAGTAAGGCCTCCACCAAGGTAACCTCAAACCTCGACACACAATCTTGGGAAGGATCAATTGCTAGTTTTAATTTGTTCGAAGAATCCGGCTGTCCCAATGCTAAGAGTGAATTGTCCGAGCTTCTGTGCCCACTTTGTCGTTCAGAGGTGAAAGGTTGGACTGTTGTGGAGCCTGCTCGTCGGTACCTTAACTCCAAGAAACGAGCCTGCACGCAAGAGGATTGCTCGTTCGCTGGAACCTACAAGGAGATCAAGAAACACGTAAAGGTGGAGCACCCAAAGGCATGCCCTCGGGATATAGATCCTTCGCTTGTGGAGAAATGGAAAAAGCTCGAGAGGGAGCAAGATCTCAGCGACGTGTTCAGCACAATCAGAGCTAATATGCCCGGGGCGGTCGTCCTTGGCGACTACGTGATAGAGGGTAACCATGGCATCTCCGGTGGCGTTTACGACGACGAGGATGGGTTCTTTGAGAACACATTCTTCAGATTTCCAACTCCCGATGGCCGGTGGAGCGACTCTCCGTTCGCTCTAGAGGGCGACTACGACCCTCTCGACGAGGGGTACTTCCGCAGGCTACGCGTTAGGCTCGCCTCAAGAAGCACCGGCCGTAACATCTCCCGGATTGGCCGTCCCCATGCCCGATTCTTGTTCACGAGGCAGGCGAGGAGGTCGAGAGAACGCAGGTAA